Proteins found in one Pontibacter sp. SGAir0037 genomic segment:
- a CDS encoding DUF2750 domain-containing protein codes for MKDNAPDVEKRYQDFIKDVVATDKVWGLTHQDTWATSSSYEFEDVEVILFWSQEKSAEACAEDDWSSYKAESISLVEFLENWCVGMYGDNLLLGANWTSNLVGTEKEPLEVALDVLEELKEKGKTLEFTQYDSQEEFEEQVNEALEGEGEE; via the coding sequence ATGAAAGACAACGCTCCAGACGTAGAAAAAAGATACCAGGACTTTATCAAAGATGTTGTTGCAACCGACAAAGTCTGGGGACTCACACACCAGGATACCTGGGCCACCTCCAGCTCCTATGAGTTTGAAGATGTGGAAGTGATTCTGTTTTGGTCGCAGGAAAAAAGTGCCGAAGCATGTGCCGAAGACGACTGGTCATCTTATAAAGCCGAATCTATTTCTTTGGTAGAATTTTTAGAGAACTGGTGCGTGGGCATGTATGGCGACAATTTATTATTGGGCGCCAACTGGACCTCCAACCTGGTAGGAACAGAAAAAGAGCCTTTGGAAGTAGCATTGGATGTACTGGAAGAACTAAAGGAAAAAGGTAAGACACTGGAATTTACGCAGTATGATAGCCAGGAGGAGTTCGAGGAGCAGGTAAACGAGGCGCTTGAGGGAGAAGGAGAAGAATAA
- a CDS encoding YggS family pyridoxal phosphate-dependent enzyme, translating to MSTIADNILFFDAQLKNTPCRLVAVSKTHPVELIQEAYDAGHRLFGENKVQELVDKREKLPHDIAWHLIGHLQTNKVKYIASFVDTIQSVDSLKLLVEINKRAEALNRTIPINCFLQISIADEATKYGMSYEDAVALLESEEYRNMKYARITGVMGIATNTDNQDKLREEFRYLRACFQQLKETYFFANDEFQEISMGMTSDWQLAIEEGSTMIRVGSGIFGSRNYSK from the coding sequence ATGTCCACGATTGCTGATAATATCTTATTCTTTGATGCACAGTTAAAAAATACTCCCTGCCGGCTGGTAGCCGTTTCTAAAACACACCCGGTAGAACTGATACAGGAGGCGTATGATGCGGGCCATCGGTTATTTGGCGAAAATAAGGTTCAGGAGCTCGTAGACAAGCGGGAAAAACTGCCGCATGACATTGCCTGGCACCTGATCGGGCATTTGCAAACCAACAAAGTAAAGTATATTGCTTCTTTTGTAGACACCATTCAGTCTGTCGACAGCCTGAAACTTCTGGTAGAGATAAATAAGCGAGCAGAGGCTCTTAACCGAACCATCCCAATTAACTGTTTCCTGCAAATATCCATTGCCGACGAAGCAACCAAATATGGCATGAGCTACGAAGATGCTGTGGCGCTACTGGAGTCGGAAGAATACCGCAACATGAAATATGCACGTATAACAGGCGTAATGGGCATTGCCACCAATACCGATAACCAGGATAAGCTACGAGAGGAGTTCCGGTACCTGCGCGCGTGTTTTCAGCAGCTGAAAGAAACCTACTTTTTTGCCAACGACGAGTTTCAGGAAATCTCTATGGGCATGACCTCCGACTGGCAATTGGCTATAGAAGAAGGCAGCACGATGATCCGGGTAGGAAGCGGCATCTTCGGCTCGCGCAACTACAGCAAATAG
- a CDS encoding VWA domain-containing protein — translation MLKISDNMWDWLSLEWFTYSTLRSYDWVYPLVLYALPAIPLLFLLRWLFIYDSRNKLDMAMFERQARWQWTSLLRHLPTLVYILFISMVLLALARPQQINEQVEQTSEGIDIVLVLDVSGSMVLEDIKPSRLEAAKEVAQNFINGRVQDRIGLVVFAGDAYSLAPLTTDYRLLEENIKTIEFGMIPNDGTAIGSALAVAINRMRDSNAKTKVAILISDGENTAGSLDPLMAARLAYGHDIKVYTIGIGKDGQASYKDEAGNTLVVDTQLDESSLREIAQTAEGLFFRADTKDALEEIFRNINKYEKTEIIEKRFRDTKDYYQVYLKWAMLFFLIWMLLKNTFVTNVLED, via the coding sequence ATGTTAAAAATAAGCGATAATATGTGGGATTGGCTGAGCCTGGAGTGGTTTACCTACAGCACCCTTCGCTCCTACGACTGGGTGTACCCGCTGGTGCTCTACGCGCTGCCTGCTATTCCGTTGCTTTTCCTGCTCAGGTGGCTTTTTATTTACGACTCCCGCAATAAGCTGGACATGGCAATGTTTGAGCGGCAGGCGCGCTGGCAGTGGACAAGCTTGCTCAGGCATTTGCCTACGCTGGTGTATATACTCTTTATTTCTATGGTGCTGCTGGCACTGGCACGCCCGCAACAGATAAACGAGCAGGTAGAGCAAACTTCGGAAGGTATAGATATTGTGCTGGTATTGGATGTATCGGGCTCTATGGTGCTGGAAGACATAAAGCCCAGCCGCCTGGAAGCGGCCAAGGAAGTGGCGCAGAACTTTATCAATGGGCGTGTGCAGGACCGGATCGGGCTGGTGGTATTTGCCGGAGACGCCTACTCCCTGGCCCCTCTTACCACCGACTACAGGCTGCTGGAAGAAAACATAAAAACCATTGAATTCGGTATGATCCCCAACGATGGTACAGCTATAGGCAGTGCTTTGGCTGTAGCCATTAACCGTATGCGGGATTCGAATGCCAAAACAAAAGTAGCCATCCTGATCAGCGACGGCGAAAACACAGCCGGAAGCCTTGACCCACTTATGGCCGCACGCCTGGCTTATGGCCATGATATTAAAGTATACACAATAGGTATAGGCAAAGACGGGCAAGCATCTTATAAGGATGAAGCAGGGAACACATTAGTGGTGGATACCCAGCTGGATGAAAGCAGTCTGCGGGAAATAGCCCAGACAGCAGAAGGCCTTTTCTTCAGAGCTGACACAAAAGATGCTCTGGAAGAAATTTTCAGGAACATCAACAAGTATGAAAAGACTGAAATCATAGAAAAGCGCTTCAGAGATACCAAAGACTATTACCAGGTATACCTGAAATGGGCCATGCTTTTCTTCCTGATCTGGATGCTGCTGAAGAACACCTTTGTTACCAATGTGCTGGAAGATTAA
- a CDS encoding DUF58 domain-containing protein, with protein MKELVQKLRKYEIRIRKAITTQMQGDFHSVFKGTGLEFDDVRAYQYGDDVRSIDWNVSAKGHGTFVKTYREEKEQSVFLMLDVSASQAIGTGKQKKLEVGKEICGVLALSAARQQSQIGIICISDQKEKYIKPAKGIEQAYTIIKALHELKPDSLKTNLASGIKLTLDIIKRRSIILLISDFIDVNYEKELAMLAKRHDLIVLQLMDVREKKMPPMGIVPVLDKESGRTIWMNTSGEEFQKRYFAQHTENQSKIMRICQKYQANYLAIMANEDYVNQLVNLFRLRNKSTKKSA; from the coding sequence ATGAAAGAGCTTGTACAAAAGCTTCGAAAATACGAAATACGAATCAGGAAGGCAATTACCACGCAAATGCAAGGCGACTTCCACTCTGTGTTTAAAGGCACCGGGCTGGAATTTGACGATGTACGTGCATACCAGTATGGAGACGATGTACGTTCTATTGACTGGAATGTATCGGCGAAAGGGCATGGCACTTTTGTGAAGACCTACCGGGAGGAGAAAGAGCAGTCGGTGTTTCTGATGCTGGATGTGAGTGCCTCTCAGGCCATAGGCACGGGCAAGCAGAAAAAGCTGGAGGTTGGAAAAGAGATCTGCGGTGTACTGGCGCTCTCGGCAGCCAGGCAGCAAAGCCAGATCGGCATCATCTGCATCAGCGATCAAAAAGAAAAATACATAAAGCCAGCTAAAGGCATTGAGCAGGCCTATACTATTATAAAAGCTTTACATGAGCTAAAACCTGATTCGCTGAAGACAAACCTGGCCTCAGGCATCAAACTGACACTGGATATTATCAAACGCCGCAGCATTATCCTGCTTATCTCTGATTTTATAGATGTGAATTACGAAAAGGAACTAGCCATGCTGGCCAAACGCCACGACCTGATTGTGCTGCAGCTGATGGACGTGCGGGAGAAGAAAATGCCTCCGATGGGAATAGTGCCTGTTTTAGATAAAGAATCAGGAAGAACTATCTGGATGAACACTTCCGGCGAAGAGTTTCAGAAAAGGTACTTTGCCCAGCATACGGAGAATCAGTCGAAAATAATGCGCATCTGCCAGAAATACCAGGCTAACTACTTGGCTATTATGGCAAACGAAGACTATGTTAACCAGTTGGTGAACCTGTTCAGGCTCCGCAATAAGTCTACAAAGAAAAGTGCGTAA
- a CDS encoding DUF4296 domain-containing protein — protein MKRLFFLLFSLIFFCCKQQEPERPENLIPQDKMVQILADIHTVEARIENRVSYPDTSLMVFNKEQSKVLEQHDVTLEQFKETYQFYLDNVKQMDKLYEVIIDTLSAREVKARTSYQPNQLKVEGTELRPVE, from the coding sequence GTGAAAAGACTTTTCTTCTTATTATTTAGCCTGATTTTTTTCTGTTGCAAGCAGCAGGAGCCGGAAAGACCTGAAAACCTGATTCCTCAGGACAAAATGGTGCAGATTCTAGCTGATATTCATACCGTGGAAGCCCGGATCGAAAACAGAGTCAGTTATCCGGACACTTCTCTGATGGTTTTCAATAAAGAACAATCCAAGGTGCTGGAGCAACATGATGTAACGCTTGAGCAGTTCAAAGAAACCTACCAGTTTTACCTGGACAATGTAAAGCAGATGGACAAGCTGTATGAGGTGATCATTGATACACTCAGTGCCAGGGAAGTAAAGGCCCGTACTTCTTATCAACCAAATCAGTTAAAAGTAGAGGGCACAGAACTTCGGCCGGTAGAGTAG
- a CDS encoding tRNA-binding protein, producing MDTITWQHFEQTDIRVGTIVEVNDFPEARKPAYKLVVDLGPLGLKKSSAQITRLYTKEELVGKQVLCVTNLGTKQIGKYISEILVTGFENENKDIVLAQPAGKVPNGSKLM from the coding sequence ATGGATACAATCACTTGGCAGCATTTTGAGCAAACAGACATCAGAGTAGGCACAATTGTAGAAGTAAATGATTTCCCGGAAGCGCGGAAGCCTGCCTATAAACTGGTGGTGGATCTGGGACCACTGGGCCTGAAGAAGTCGAGCGCGCAGATTACCAGACTTTATACAAAGGAGGAACTGGTAGGTAAACAGGTGCTCTGCGTGACTAATTTAGGCACCAAGCAGATTGGAAAGTATATTTCAGAGATTCTGGTGACAGGCTTTGAAAATGAAAATAAGGATATAGTACTCGCACAGCCCGCGGGCAAAGTACCCAACGGCAGTAAGCTGATGTAA
- a CDS encoding FAD-dependent oxidoreductase, with translation MKRESGASLPVWVEGVTMPETGPLLENIECDVCIVGAGLAGMSTAYMLAKEGKNVVVLEAKKIGGGETSRTTAHLSNALDDRYSNLVKLFGEEGALLAAQSHGRAIDKIEEIVKEENIDCDFTRIDGYLFANDRQEEEELLKELEAVQQIGWRDVILRKDSPVKTLTGLPCLHFPNQAHFHVLKYLSAISSAFLNMGGRIFTETKVTRYESGTVATVISEDNFAVSANQLVVATNTPTNDFATMHTKQAPYRTYVVGAMVAKDAVPDALYWDMAEPYHYVRLLKGKALDEGAASDLLIVGGGDHKTGQAENYESSFRDLERWMRLKFPEAGEVIYRWSGQVYEPVDLLGYIGRNPGDTDNVYIITGDSGHGMTHSTIGGMLITDLIMGRENPWATLYDPGRSPMKAAGEYIKENLNVAAQFKDFVTPGEVKDPQEVLPGTGRIMRKGLSKVAVYCDQDGVRHTCSAVCTHMGCIVSWNDVESSWDCPCHGSRFDPFGRVITGPATKDLEPEQED, from the coding sequence ATGAAAAGAGAATCCGGAGCGAGTTTACCTGTATGGGTAGAGGGCGTAACGATGCCAGAAACAGGTCCTTTACTTGAAAATATTGAATGCGATGTTTGTATAGTGGGAGCTGGTTTAGCGGGTATGTCTACCGCTTATATGTTAGCCAAGGAGGGAAAGAATGTGGTGGTGTTGGAGGCAAAGAAAATAGGAGGGGGGGAAACAAGCAGAACGACTGCCCATTTATCGAATGCACTCGATGATCGCTATTCTAATTTAGTGAAGCTGTTCGGCGAAGAGGGGGCACTGCTGGCGGCCCAGAGCCATGGCCGGGCGATAGATAAAATAGAAGAGATTGTAAAGGAGGAAAACATCGACTGTGACTTTACCCGGATAGACGGCTACCTGTTTGCCAACGACCGGCAGGAGGAGGAAGAACTGCTGAAGGAGCTGGAGGCAGTGCAGCAAATAGGCTGGCGTGATGTGATTCTTCGTAAAGATAGTCCTGTTAAAACGCTTACAGGGCTTCCTTGCCTGCATTTCCCGAACCAGGCACATTTTCACGTGCTGAAATATCTCTCAGCTATCAGCAGCGCTTTTTTAAATATGGGCGGCAGGATTTTTACCGAAACCAAGGTAACGCGCTATGAATCTGGTACGGTTGCAACTGTTATCTCTGAAGATAATTTTGCTGTTTCGGCTAATCAACTGGTAGTTGCTACCAACACACCGACCAACGATTTTGCTACCATGCATACCAAGCAAGCCCCTTACCGCACGTATGTAGTAGGTGCTATGGTAGCAAAAGATGCTGTTCCTGATGCACTTTACTGGGATATGGCAGAGCCGTATCATTATGTAAGGCTGCTGAAGGGAAAGGCTCTGGACGAAGGTGCTGCCTCAGACCTGTTAATTGTAGGTGGTGGAGACCATAAAACGGGGCAGGCTGAGAATTACGAATCGAGCTTTAGAGACCTGGAGCGCTGGATGCGACTGAAGTTTCCGGAGGCTGGCGAAGTGATCTACCGCTGGTCTGGCCAGGTATACGAGCCGGTGGACCTACTGGGTTATATTGGCAGAAATCCGGGTGACACTGACAATGTATATATCATAACAGGTGACTCCGGACACGGTATGACGCACAGTACCATTGGCGGTATGCTGATCACAGACTTGATAATGGGCAGAGAGAATCCCTGGGCCACACTATACGATCCGGGTAGAAGCCCTATGAAAGCAGCAGGAGAGTATATAAAGGAGAACCTGAATGTGGCGGCACAGTTTAAAGATTTTGTTACACCGGGTGAGGTAAAAGATCCGCAGGAGGTATTACCCGGTACCGGACGTATCATGCGTAAAGGTTTAAGTAAAGTAGCTGTATACTGTGATCAGGATGGTGTGAGGCATACCTGTTCAGCCGTTTGCACGCACATGGGCTGTATTGTCAGTTGGAATGATGTGGAAAGTTCCTGGGACTGCCCTTGCCACGGTTCACGCTTCGATCCATTTGGGCGTGTTATCACCGGACCAGCAACCAAAGACCTGGAGCCTGAGCAGGAGGATTAA
- a CDS encoding DUF922 domain-containing protein, translating into MVLITFLLSFFSWLFAPVLKPESNLKPLTTSVSADKNLASENIAWSSDRRLNWDDFKGLPEEGNPHHAVTAANLAVDAKCSNNEFVYEVKCVFLATQSWSKNKKSEKLLYHEQLHFDLTEVHARLLRKKLAALGTTCTNMKDRMNPTVAEAFKTWKAEQLEFDELSRHGLDAEVQQVWADNISKRLQELEAYKKM; encoded by the coding sequence ATGGTACTTATTACATTTTTACTCTCTTTCTTTTCGTGGCTTTTTGCGCCTGTACTAAAGCCTGAGTCCAATTTAAAACCTTTAACCACCTCTGTTTCAGCAGATAAAAATCTGGCAAGCGAAAACATTGCCTGGTCTTCTGACCGCAGACTGAACTGGGACGATTTTAAAGGCTTACCGGAAGAAGGCAATCCGCATCATGCAGTTACTGCCGCCAATCTGGCTGTAGATGCCAAATGCAGCAACAATGAATTTGTGTATGAGGTAAAATGTGTTTTCCTGGCTACGCAGTCATGGTCAAAAAATAAAAAATCGGAAAAACTGCTTTACCACGAGCAATTGCATTTCGATTTAACGGAGGTGCACGCCCGCCTGCTTCGCAAAAAGCTGGCTGCTCTGGGCACCACCTGCACCAACATGAAAGACCGAATGAACCCAACTGTGGCTGAAGCTTTTAAAACCTGGAAGGCAGAACAGCTGGAGTTTGATGAACTTTCCCGCCATGGACTGGATGCTGAGGTACAGCAGGTATGGGCTGATAATATTTCGAAGCGTCTTCAGGAGTTGGAGGCCTATAAAAAGATGTAA
- a CDS encoding MATE family efflux transporter, translating into MRSAEYKEHFRKNFLLAYPVVLSQLGHIMVSVFDSLMVGQIGTIPLAAASLGNSIFTITLVFGLGISFSITPLIAAAEGRRNYTRISLLLLNALVSNLVVGILLFVVGYFVSPYIRLLNQPVQVVEMAIPYIKILFLSMVPLMVFQAFRQFAEGLSLTKVAMYVSIIANGLNVVLNYILIFGKLGFEPMGLIGAGWATMISRVLMAMMMGAYILYNRRFEVYQKYLKLRYLSSTHMYRLIKLGIPISIQMVFEMGAFSFSAIMIGWLGAKQLAAHQIAINVASVTYMMASGIAAAATIRVGNQKGLGNKRAMRLAGTSSFVMAIGFMTFSGLLMIAGNKFIPNLYIHDEEVIQIASMLLIIAALFQISDGVQVVGLGALRGLEDVKVPSIISLVAYWIIGLPVGYLLCFVADFGVNGIWTGLLVGLSVAAILLFFRFKKLSYEAKAK; encoded by the coding sequence ATGAGATCAGCTGAATACAAAGAACATTTCCGTAAAAACTTCCTCCTGGCCTATCCGGTCGTGCTCAGCCAGTTGGGGCACATCATGGTAAGTGTTTTTGATAGCTTGATGGTAGGTCAGATCGGTACCATTCCACTGGCTGCTGCTTCCCTGGGTAACAGCATCTTTACGATTACATTGGTCTTTGGGCTGGGCATCTCTTTTAGTATTACACCTTTGATTGCTGCGGCAGAAGGCAGACGCAATTATACGCGAATTTCGCTGCTGCTTCTCAATGCCCTGGTTTCCAACCTGGTGGTAGGCATCTTACTTTTTGTAGTAGGCTATTTTGTTTCACCTTACATCAGGCTGCTTAATCAGCCGGTTCAGGTAGTAGAGATGGCAATTCCCTATATAAAGATCCTGTTTCTTTCCATGGTTCCCCTGATGGTGTTCCAGGCATTCCGGCAGTTTGCAGAAGGCCTCTCCCTCACCAAAGTGGCCATGTATGTTTCCATTATAGCCAACGGCCTGAACGTTGTTTTAAACTATATCCTGATTTTTGGGAAATTAGGCTTTGAGCCAATGGGACTGATAGGTGCCGGCTGGGCCACCATGATATCAAGGGTACTTATGGCCATGATGATGGGAGCCTATATCCTTTATAACAGGAGGTTTGAAGTATACCAGAAATACCTGAAACTCCGCTACCTCTCCTCAACCCATATGTACCGCCTCATTAAACTAGGCATACCTATTTCCATTCAGATGGTTTTTGAAATGGGTGCTTTCAGTTTTTCAGCCATTATGATTGGATGGTTAGGCGCTAAACAGCTGGCAGCACACCAGATCGCCATTAATGTGGCCTCTGTCACTTATATGATGGCAAGCGGCATTGCGGCAGCGGCTACCATACGAGTCGGAAATCAGAAAGGCTTAGGTAACAAAAGAGCCATGCGCCTGGCCGGTACCAGCAGTTTTGTAATGGCAATAGGTTTTATGACATTTAGTGGCCTGCTGATGATTGCAGGAAACAAATTTATTCCTAACTTATACATTCATGATGAAGAGGTTATTCAAATTGCCTCTATGCTACTAATAATTGCTGCTCTGTTTCAGATTTCAGACGGAGTACAGGTAGTTGGTCTGGGTGCTTTAAGAGGTTTGGAAGATGTTAAAGTACCAAGTATCATTTCGTTGGTAGCTTATTGGATAATTGGATTACCTGTAGGTTATTTACTTTGTTTTGTTGCTGATTTTGGTGTAAACGGCATCTGGACAGGTCTCTTAGTGGGCTTATCGGTTGCTGCTATTTTACTATTTTTTCGCTTTAAAAAACTCAGCTACGAGGCAAAAGCTAAATAA
- a CDS encoding pyridoxal phosphate-dependent aminotransferase encodes MQHLNLASGTSFFKSPEQASAAAMAVLQERENFYNAAEGTEELRNAVAGKYKNEGMAIEADQVLITSGSKSALHTLFSVLLQEGDEVVIPTPAWFGFHELVKYSKGSLVTIPTSFADQYSLKPEALRAVLHGKSRILLLTNPANPTGRIYKKEELEAILAAASEFPDLYIICDEIYDYITYSRPFTSILSCQGPQERCLIVNGFSKSFAMTSWRVGYVVGAREIIEKCIAYQFGTLSGISPILQAGALATLQHRSTILATFLPVLEENRLAAIEAMAQIPHVTFFQPEGAYYLFPDFSHFLGTQTSAGKKIYSAIDLCKYLEQDYSLTLSPGDYFGAPGHARMSFAIEPAELQEAIKRLKQALAELEADHL; translated from the coding sequence ATGCAGCACCTTAACCTAGCTTCCGGCACCAGTTTCTTTAAAAGCCCTGAACAGGCCTCGGCAGCCGCTATGGCTGTTTTACAAGAGCGGGAAAACTTTTATAATGCCGCTGAGGGAACAGAAGAGTTGCGAAATGCAGTTGCCGGAAAGTATAAAAACGAAGGAATGGCCATAGAGGCAGACCAGGTACTTATCACCTCTGGCAGTAAATCAGCCCTGCATACCCTGTTTTCGGTGTTGCTGCAAGAGGGAGATGAAGTAGTGATTCCCACACCCGCCTGGTTTGGCTTTCATGAGCTGGTTAAATACAGCAAAGGAAGCTTAGTAACAATACCCACCAGCTTCGCTGACCAGTATAGCCTTAAGCCAGAGGCATTACGGGCGGTACTGCACGGGAAAAGCAGGATACTATTATTAACTAATCCGGCAAACCCTACAGGCCGTATATACAAGAAAGAAGAACTCGAGGCCATACTGGCTGCTGCCTCTGAATTCCCTGATTTATACATTATCTGTGATGAAATTTACGACTATATTACTTACAGCAGGCCTTTTACTTCTATCCTTTCCTGCCAGGGGCCGCAGGAAAGATGCTTGATCGTGAACGGCTTTTCAAAATCGTTTGCCATGACCAGCTGGCGCGTAGGCTATGTTGTTGGTGCACGGGAAATCATCGAAAAATGTATTGCCTATCAGTTCGGGACTTTGTCCGGTATCAGCCCGATTTTACAAGCCGGCGCCTTGGCTACACTACAACACCGCAGCACTATATTGGCAACCTTTCTACCTGTGCTGGAAGAAAACCGACTGGCAGCAATAGAAGCGATGGCACAGATACCGCATGTAACCTTTTTCCAGCCTGAAGGAGCCTACTACCTTTTTCCGGACTTCAGCCACTTTCTGGGTACCCAAACAAGTGCAGGTAAAAAGATTTACTCTGCTATAGACTTGTGTAAATATTTGGAACAGGATTATAGTTTAACACTCTCACCCGGAGATTATTTTGGAGCACCGGGCCATGCACGTATGTCGTTTGCCATAGAACCAGCTGAGCTTCAGGAAGCAATCAAAAGATTAAAACAGGCCCTGGCTGAACTGGAGGCAGATCACCTGTAG
- the egtD gene encoding L-histidine N(alpha)-methyltransferase, with protein sequence MQIKHTALPIVELGLKRDVASDKLVFAQDVAVGLSRKPKALPSRYFYDSEGSRLFQQIMDLPEYYLTRCEYDVLSENRKAMAQRFSENGFFHLIDLGAGDALKTKILLHQLTAQHQDFEYVPVDISGNAMEQLTVKLQNELPELQLQTVIGEYFMALKWLHQHKQERKVVLFLGSNIGNFNLAESKDFLRSIRSYLRRGDKFLMGIDLRKDPDKLIPAYDDAAGVTSTFNLNLLHRINQELGGNFDLGAFRHYAMYEPQEGAMKSYLISEKQQQVYIKEIDLTFHFEAWEAIQTESSYKYSIQQVQELGRQCGFTLEHVFQDKNNYFADVLFNVD encoded by the coding sequence ATGCAAATAAAACATACAGCCCTACCTATAGTAGAACTGGGCCTGAAAAGAGATGTTGCCTCTGATAAGCTGGTATTTGCCCAGGATGTAGCTGTAGGCCTCAGCAGAAAACCGAAAGCCTTACCCTCCCGCTACTTTTACGACAGCGAAGGCAGCAGGCTTTTCCAGCAGATCATGGACTTGCCGGAGTATTATCTTACCCGATGCGAATACGATGTGCTGTCAGAAAACAGAAAAGCCATGGCACAGCGTTTTAGTGAAAACGGTTTTTTTCACCTGATCGACCTGGGTGCCGGAGATGCGCTGAAAACGAAAATTCTTTTACACCAGCTTACTGCCCAGCATCAGGATTTTGAATACGTTCCGGTGGATATTTCCGGAAATGCGATGGAGCAACTTACGGTTAAGCTGCAAAACGAGCTACCGGAGCTGCAGCTACAGACGGTGATAGGCGAATACTTTATGGCCCTGAAATGGCTGCACCAGCATAAGCAGGAACGCAAAGTGGTACTCTTCCTGGGCTCCAACATCGGCAACTTTAACCTGGCTGAGAGTAAAGACTTCCTGCGGAGCATCAGGAGCTACCTGCGCCGGGGCGATAAATTCCTGATGGGTATAGATTTGCGCAAAGACCCTGACAAACTCATACCTGCCTATGATGATGCAGCCGGAGTAACTTCCACATTTAACCTGAACCTGCTGCATCGCATTAACCAGGAACTTGGCGGCAACTTCGATTTGGGTGCTTTCCGGCACTACGCGATGTACGAGCCGCAGGAAGGCGCTATGAAGAGCTACCTGATCAGCGAAAAGCAGCAGCAGGTATATATTAAAGAGATAGACTTAACATTTCATTTTGAAGCCTGGGAAGCAATACAAACTGAAAGTTCCTATAAATATTCTATACAACAGGTACAGGAGCTTGGCAGACAGTGTGGTTTTACATTAGAGCATGTATTTCAGGATAAGAATAACTATTTTGCTGATGTACTTTTCAACGTCGACTAA